The nucleotide sequence CTGACACTTCACTTAGTGAGCTAAAATTAGTTCGTTCCCGTCCAATTTAAAAATCAAAAAAGCATGCCGTTTCATGAGTGGTTATCCTCGTGAAATCGGCACGCTTAACCTCCGCATAGGTTATAAATTTTAGTCGAACACAAACAGTAAAAAAACGACATATATAATCATGTTCATAGGCATAACGAATAGATACATCTTTTTTGCTTTCTCTTTCCTCTCATATCCAGCTTTATTGAACAAGTATTCTATGAAAAATGTAGATACACTTATAACGAATGTCACAAATATATACGGAATAACATTACTATCATAAAAATTAGTTGGGATTGGAGAAAGCATTACTAGTAACAATAATAAATTGGTCGAAATAATGTACCTATCTAAGAAGTTCATAACCAATTGAGTTAACCTCCTATACTATGGGCACATTAGTGCTCCGCCTACCCAAATAGCTCCAGTTACAGCTGTAATAGCAAGTAGAGCTGGTGTAGTCGCTACTCCTAGAATCATCATGGCTGCTTGCATGTGAATTCCGTGAAATAAACCCAAAGCAGATAGTGCCGCAGAACATAAACTGAAACTCATAGTACCGTATTGTAGTTCCCCTTGTGCCATTAATTCGAGGTTGTTTTTAAGTACGCTATTTACATGCTCAATATCCTTTTTAATTTCTTCTAAGCTGACATCAGAAGAAATGTCCTGCAATGCGTTTGCTAGCTGATCTTCGTTTACAAATAAAAATTGATTTGCTTTTTCGTCAAATATTAAGTGTTCTGCTACCACTTCCCCTATCAGTATGTCTTCTGGAGTAGCATAGTCATCATCATTTGTGTGGACGTTCTGTGCAAAAACACTCCCAACTCCTACGTTCCCGCTTGCGAATCTTTTCATTCAACCGCTCGACGCTGTTGGTGGTACGGAGACGCTTTCTGTACTTCTCAGGGAAAGCCAAAACGGCGGTGGCATCCTCAAACCCGTTTTCCAAAATGCGCATGGCTTTAGGCGCTTTCTCTTCAAACGCTTTCAGGGTTTCGTTGAGCAGTCATTGGGCTGTTTGGCTATCGGCTGCATCTAGAATGCGTCGGACATGGCCATGAACTTCGTCTCTTAGCGCTTTTGGTGTGGCATCCAGGATATTGCGCATCAAATGGGTCTGGCAGCGTTGCCAAGTCACTCCCTGGAAGTGTTGGCGAATGGCCCGGACTAACCCGCCATGGTCATCAGAGGTGATCAAATCGACACCACCAAGACCACATTGTTTTAACCCACTGAAAAATTCGCTCCAGCTTGCTTCCGATTCCGTGTCAGCGGTCATGATTCCCAAGACTTCCCGGTAACCGTCCGTGTTGACACCGATTCCTATCATCACGCCTCTGGACCGTACCCGGCCATTCTCACGGACTTTGAGGGTCAACGCATCCACCAGCACAAACGGAAATGAGCTGCCAGACAGTGGACGATGATTCCAGGCTTCCACAAGGGGATCAAGCCTTTTGCACAGGTCTGAAACGGTGGACTTGGAAAAATGAGTGCCGCAAAGCTCTTCGGTAATCTGAGTCACTTTACGTGTGGAAACCCCTACCGGGGATGAAGAAGCATGGCTTCCTCTCTTAGATGAAAAAGTCTCTCTATAACTAAAACGACTTAAAGGGGCTGCATATGACGATTTTTTTCACTTTTTTTAAAAATAAATTTCGACATTTTTTTGCACAACACCATTGCGTGGCTATATTAGGATTTTAATATAGGGAACCTTTTACTAGAAAGTACGTTTTAATAGATAGAAGTTTAAATATATTACAGGAGAGGGTATACGTGGAGCAAGAACAATGGTTGTATCTCTTACGCAATAATTTCAATGAATTAGACCACGGCGCCCAAAAATGGGTCTATACAGCTTTTCGAGATTTAGTCTATCGAGATATTTTCTTTATAACACGCAATCATGAACTGACCACAGATGTTGTACAGGAGGCGTTTTACAAGGTAATCGAAAAAGCCCCACAACTGAAAGACACGACATATTTAAAAGCTTGGATCATTAAAATAGCTCGGAATCATGCTTATGATTTATACAAAAAAAATGAAAAATATCGTCACCAGCCTCAAGTCGTTATAGATATGGAGGCTCCTTTTTTACCCCCTTCGGTGGCTGAACAAGTGGAAGATCAGATTCGGAATGAGAT is from Caldalkalibacillus thermarum and encodes:
- a CDS encoding RNA polymerase sigma factor; its protein translation is MEQEQWLYLLRNNFNELDHGAQKWVYTAFRDLVYRDIFFITRNHELTTDVVQEAFYKVIEKAPQLKDTTYLKAWIIKIARNHAYDLYKKNEKYRHQPQVVIDMEAPFLPPSVAEQVEDQIRNEILHETMNELKPVYRQALFMYYIEEKPYNEISQKLGTTKQALAQIMVRARKKLYHYFSKRWVDVDE